Proteins encoded in a region of the Triticum dicoccoides isolate Atlit2015 ecotype Zavitan chromosome 3A, WEW_v2.0, whole genome shotgun sequence genome:
- the LOC119267007 gene encoding probable 3-beta-hydroxysteroid-Delta(8),Delta(7)-isomerase translates to MGAHPYVPASLDLPGYVPLRLTQLEILGAYLGTSLFVLVAVWLLSGRCRRLSGTDRLLMCWWAFTGLTHILIEGPFVFTPDFFTKTNPNFFDEVWKEYSKGDSRYVARDTATVTVEGITAVLKGPASLLAVYAIASRKSYSHILQFAVCLGQLYGCIVYFTTAYLDGFNFWASPFYFWAYFIGANSSWVVIPLLIATRSWKRICAAIHQSEKIKTK, encoded by the exons atgggcgcCCACCCTTACGTGCCGGCGAGCCTGGACCTCCCGGGCTACGTGCCGCTGCGCCTCACCCAGCTCGAGATCCTCGGGGCCTACCTCGGCACctccctcttcgtcctcgtcgccgTCTGGCTCCTCTCCG GGAGATGCCGCAGGTTGTCCGGCACCGACCGCCTGCTCATGTGCTGGTGGGCGTTCACCGGCCTCACCCACATACTCATCGAGGGCCCCTTCGTCTTCACCCCCGATTTCTTCACCAAGACCAACCCCAACTTCTTCGACGAAGTCT GGAAGGAGTACAGCAAGGGTGACTCCAGGTACGTCGCCAGGGACACCGCCACCGTCACCGTCGAAGGAATCACGGCCGTGCTGAAAGGCCCTGCCTCGCTGCTCGCAGT CTATGCCATTGCATCACGCAAGTCCTACAGCCACATCCTCCAGTTCGCCGTGTGCCTCGGTCAGCTCTACGGATGCATCGTCTACTTCACCACCGCCTACTTGGACGGCTTCAACTTCTGGGCCAGTCCGTTCTACTTCTGGGCATATTTCATCGGCGCAAACAGTTCATGGGTTGTGATACCGTTGCTGATCGCCACAAGGAGCTGGAAGAGGATCTGCGCAGCGATTCATCAAAGTGAGAAGATCAAGACTAAGTAA
- the LOC119271891 gene encoding uncharacterized protein LOC119271891 → MASSGKLVGLALILLLFMAATIMAAVAGVESYSFPVFNATTTASLVAATNTTVVGPAALLFQPEIDSTAASINVSEGFLLLPDTVDVWRAGAGGGLLPAREASFNTSFTVESSATPVSFVLLLDRFPLFNSRTRLRGANGSADAVPDANATASGLAAVEVGAVRSYEPESPYVGLNGTVTPNGRRAVAVWVEYDTAAHVLRVYVAAGGEPRPPGALIDARLSLAGRRTTQTAMVGFFAATVRDVFLGVRDWDLTVDRLDAGGKKRTSWWVILIAVLGSVAATAAIVTLVVRYFVSRRRTRSMEPKQ, encoded by the coding sequence ATGGCGTCTTCTGGTAAGCTCGTGGGTCTAGCTCTAATACTGCTGCTCTTCATGGCGGCGACGATCATGGCGGCGGTGGCAGGCGTCGAGTCCTACAGCTTCCCCGTCTTCAACGCCACCACGACGGCCAGCCTGGTTGCCGCCACGAACACGACCGTGGTCGGGCCGGCGGCGCTGCTCTTCCAGCCCGAGATCGACTCCACCGCGGCCAGCATCAACGTGTCCGAGGGCTTCCTGCTCCTCCCGGACACGGTCGACGTCTGGCGCGCGGGCGCGGGCGGTGGGCTGCTGCCTGCGCGCGAGGCGTCCTTCAACACGAGCTTCACGGTGGAGAGCTCCGCCACCCCCGTCTCCTTCGTGCTCCTCCTCGACAGGTTCCCGCTGTTCAACAGCCGGACGCGCCTCCGCGGCGCCAACGGCTCGGCCGACGCCGTGCCCGACGCCAACGCCACGGCCAGCGGCCTCGCCGCGGTCGAGGTCGGCGCGGTGAGGTCGTACGAGCCGGAGTCCCCGTACGTCGGCCTCAACGGCACCGTCACGCCCAACGGCCGCCGCGCCGTGGCCGTGTGGGTCGAGTACGACACCGCCGCGCACGTCCTGCGCGTGTACGTCGCGGCTGGCGGGGAGCCGAGGCCGCCCGGAGCCCTCATCGACGCGCGGCTCTCTCTCGCCGGCCGGCGCACCACGCAGACCGCGATGGTTGGGTTCTTCGCCGCCACGGTCCGCGATGTCTTCCTCGGCGTCCGTGACTGGGACCTGACGGTGGACAGGTTAGACGCCGGCGGCAAGAAGAGAACGTCATGGTGGGTGATACTCATCGCGGTGCTCGGGTCCGTGGCAGCCACAGCCGCCATTGTCACTCTGGTGGTGCGCTACTTCGTGTCGAGGCGCCGGACGCGCAGCATGGAACCCAAGCAATAG